AGGGCAGCGTGGCGTAGTTAGAGAGTGGAAGGTCTATGTACTTGGCGGGCAGGTCTTCTTTCTCGAAGAGGCTGCCGAAGGCTTCTTTTACGTCTTCTTTGTCCCACACGAGCGTGACTTTCCTGCGTGTGGGACGCTCTGCCATCTCCTGGAGGGCTTCTCTTCCTACGAAGTCGTGGTCGAATTTCACAAAGCGTCCATACCCCAGCTCGTAGGGGGTGAAGTAGTAATCTTCTATGTCCTCGGAGTCGTAGCTTCCTCCTAAAGAGGCTTTCGCTTCGTAGCCGTCTGCAGGGAGCCACTCCCTGTAGGTCTTCAGCTTCTCCCCGGTGTAGATGGCGGGACAGGGTGAGGGGATCCAGCCGGATTCGAGCGTGTTGGTGGCGTATGTCCTCGAGCCTACCTGCCTTAAGCCAAACTCTTCTCCGGCTTCTACTATGGCTTCTCTTATCTCTTCTTTCTCTTCCCAGGGACCGAAGATCTCAGCCCCAGGCTGCCCGCTCATCCCGTGCCTCAGCGCCCGTACTTTCCTGCCGGCTATGTTTATCTGGTACATGTTGAAGAAGGCTACCTCGGGAAGCGGTCCTCCGTTTAGCTTCTCGAGCAGCCCGGCTGCGTTGGGACCCTGGATCTGGTAGCGGTAGAGCCTCCTGCGCTTTTTCGGGTTGGCCGCGTAGCGCTCGTCTCGCTCCACCTCCACCTCGTACTCACCACTTCTTGCGTGGTACTCAACCCAGTTGTGCGCCGTGGGCCTCCCAACCAGGCTCACCCTCTCCTCCTCGAGCCCAAAGAGAATCGCATCCCCTATGACATAGCCCTCCGGGTTGCACGCAACGAACTGCTTGGCCTTATCCTTCCCAAAGCCCTCAAAGCTGTTTATCCCAAGCTCGGAGAGAAGCCTCTTTGTGTCAGGACCCTCTATGTAGAGGTCGGTCATGTGGTAGGACTGGTCGAAGAGCACGCAGCTCTCCCTCCA
The DNA window shown above is from Rubrobacter calidifluminis and carries:
- a CDS encoding aminomethyl transferase family protein → MLFDQSYHMTDLYIEGPDTKRLLSELGINSFEGFGKDKAKQFVACNPEGYVIGDAILFGLEEERVSLVGRPTAHNWVEYHARSGEYEVEVERDERYAANPKKRRRLYRYQIQGPNAAGLLEKLNGGPLPEVAFFNMYQINIAGRKVRALRHGMSGQPGAEIFGPWEEKEEIREAIVEAGEEFGLRQVGSRTYATNTLESGWIPSPCPAIYTGEKLKTYREWLPADGYEAKASLGGSYDSEDIEDYYFTPYELGYGRFVKFDHDFVGREALQEMAERPTRRKVTLVWDKEDVKEAFGSLFEKEDLPAKYIDLPLSNYATLPYDRVEKDGRVVGVSTYTGYSYNERSMLSLAVVEE